The following proteins are co-located in the Sphingomonas donggukensis genome:
- a CDS encoding TonB-dependent receptor gives MANQAHTGTARRAHRALAAALLVGTAFSAVAIATPAAAQVNTASLRGRVTGAATQVTAVEVNTGFRRNATVGSDGRYNFPSLAVGTYKLEVTTPTGTRSTDEFTLAVGQAAVFDFDLSAPTTPTTGAEGAATTSSGDEIIVTGNRIQTMQAGEVGTTISQRLIDQLPQNNRNFLAFADLAPGVQFITNGSDQSRLQGGAQNSNSVNIFIDGIGQKDYVLKNGITGQDSTQGNPFPQLAVGEYRVISSNYKAEFDQVSSVAITAVTKSGTNEFHGEGFVDFTNQDLRDARPIELFPAGAKKIRSKDLQFGGALGGPIIKDVLHFFGSYEGKRRINPRDVTIPATLSSASSLIPSTLAANYGTFNETFNENLYFGKLDFSPTSKDLIELSAKYRDEDGEQFNSGLAAFETRTSIRVEELRGLARWQHTEDAWVNDFKVAYEDVSWNPQPVTQGIRNVYRVRITNPANTAAFIDGTVLETGGGTNFQDKGQKGWQISNDFTYTGLSGHAIKVGAKAKWVTLNSLQLNGFNPVVRYFTPQGATALNTTVPYQLSFQALANGFTDAQIRSKNFQLGLYAQDDWDVTDRLTLNLGLRWDYERTPAFLNYVTPAAQVAAVQPANYPNLTGANYNINDYISTGSNRKAFTGAFQPRIGFTYELDDAGRFAIFGGYGRSYDRNQFDFIQQELAQGQAAGRTFNFLNSGLPSGEQCTASATCIAFNSSYLTEAGRQSLIAGLPAGAGRELRFIKNDLKMPYSDQFSLGLRGRFDLVETEVGYSHVLSRDGFVYLLGNRRPGGLFFPATGAPDSPFGNPPSPFGSIIVGDNGLATNADTAYVKLVKRYTRASPWSIDATYTYTEATENRQFGEVFSLDYSSIDEYPFRRSAGVRTHRFVMAGTVDLPWGLTLASKFQIASPAWLKSFVTVPGVGQPGTKDIVAIEGAGNGDRWGYRQMDLSLTKYVGLGFINADTRVWVRADVINLFNDRNYNGFNSVTGQRDFNNLSIDGPPRTVKVSTGFSF, from the coding sequence ATGGCCAACCAGGCACACACCGGCACCGCCCGCCGCGCGCACCGCGCGTTGGCCGCGGCATTGCTCGTCGGCACCGCATTCTCCGCAGTCGCGATCGCCACGCCGGCGGCGGCGCAGGTCAACACGGCATCGCTGCGCGGGCGCGTCACCGGCGCCGCAACCCAGGTTACCGCGGTCGAGGTCAACACCGGGTTCCGCCGCAATGCGACGGTCGGCAGCGACGGACGCTATAACTTCCCCAGCCTCGCCGTCGGCACCTACAAGCTGGAAGTGACGACGCCGACCGGCACGCGGTCGACCGACGAATTCACGCTGGCGGTCGGACAGGCCGCGGTCTTCGATTTCGACCTGTCGGCACCGACCACGCCGACGACCGGCGCAGAGGGCGCCGCGACCACGTCGAGCGGCGACGAGATCATCGTCACCGGCAACCGCATCCAGACGATGCAGGCGGGCGAGGTCGGCACGACGATCAGCCAGCGCCTGATCGACCAGCTGCCGCAGAACAACCGCAACTTTCTGGCGTTCGCCGATCTGGCGCCGGGCGTGCAGTTCATCACCAACGGGTCCGACCAGTCGCGCCTGCAGGGCGGCGCTCAGAATTCGAATTCGGTCAACATCTTCATCGATGGCATCGGTCAGAAGGACTATGTCCTGAAAAACGGCATCACCGGCCAGGATTCGACGCAGGGCAATCCCTTCCCGCAGCTCGCGGTCGGCGAGTACCGGGTCATCAGCTCCAACTACAAGGCGGAGTTCGACCAGGTCAGTTCGGTCGCGATCACCGCGGTGACGAAATCGGGCACCAACGAATTCCACGGTGAGGGATTCGTCGACTTCACCAATCAGGACCTGCGCGACGCGCGCCCGATCGAGCTGTTCCCGGCCGGCGCCAAGAAAATCCGCAGCAAGGATCTGCAGTTCGGCGGCGCGCTGGGCGGGCCGATCATCAAGGATGTGCTGCACTTCTTCGGCAGCTATGAAGGCAAGCGCCGCATCAACCCGCGCGACGTGACGATCCCGGCGACGCTGTCGTCGGCGTCGTCGCTGATCCCGTCGACCCTCGCGGCGAATTACGGCACCTTCAACGAGACGTTCAACGAGAACCTGTACTTCGGCAAGCTCGACTTCTCGCCGACGTCCAAAGACCTGATCGAACTGTCGGCGAAGTACCGTGACGAGGACGGCGAGCAGTTCAACAGCGGCCTCGCGGCGTTCGAGACGCGGACCTCGATCCGCGTCGAGGAACTGCGCGGGCTCGCCCGCTGGCAGCATACCGAGGACGCCTGGGTCAACGACTTCAAGGTCGCGTACGAGGACGTGTCGTGGAACCCGCAACCGGTGACGCAGGGTATCCGCAACGTCTACCGCGTGCGCATCACCAACCCCGCCAACACCGCGGCGTTCATCGACGGGACCGTGCTGGAAACCGGCGGCGGCACCAATTTCCAGGACAAAGGCCAGAAGGGCTGGCAGATCTCGAACGACTTCACCTACACCGGGCTGTCGGGGCACGCGATCAAGGTCGGTGCGAAGGCGAAGTGGGTCACGCTCAATTCGCTCCAGCTGAACGGCTTCAACCCGGTCGTGCGCTATTTCACGCCGCAGGGCGCGACGGCGCTCAATACGACGGTACCGTATCAGCTGAGCTTCCAGGCGCTGGCGAACGGCTTCACCGACGCCCAGATCCGATCGAAGAATTTCCAGCTCGGCCTGTATGCGCAGGATGACTGGGACGTCACCGACCGGCTGACGCTCAACCTCGGCCTGCGCTGGGATTACGAGCGGACGCCGGCGTTCCTGAACTACGTCACCCCGGCGGCGCAGGTGGCCGCAGTCCAGCCGGCAAACTATCCGAACCTGACCGGCGCCAACTACAACATCAACGACTACATCTCGACCGGCAGCAACCGGAAGGCGTTCACCGGCGCGTTCCAGCCGCGCATCGGCTTCACCTACGAGCTCGACGATGCCGGGCGCTTCGCGATCTTCGGCGGCTATGGCCGTTCGTACGACCGCAACCAGTTCGACTTCATCCAGCAGGAACTGGCGCAGGGTCAGGCCGCGGGACGCACGTTCAACTTCCTGAACAGCGGGCTGCCCTCAGGCGAGCAGTGCACCGCGAGCGCGACCTGCATCGCGTTCAACTCCTCGTACTTGACCGAAGCCGGACGCCAGAGCCTGATCGCCGGTCTGCCCGCGGGCGCCGGGCGCGAGCTGCGCTTCATCAAGAACGACCTGAAGATGCCCTATTCGGACCAGTTCAGCCTGGGCCTGCGCGGGCGCTTCGACCTGGTCGAAACCGAAGTCGGCTATTCGCATGTGCTGAGCCGCGACGGCTTCGTCTATCTGCTCGGCAATCGCCGTCCGGGCGGGCTGTTCTTCCCGGCGACCGGCGCACCCGATTCGCCGTTCGGCAACCCGCCGTCGCCGTTCGGCTCGATCATCGTCGGCGACAACGGCCTCGCGACCAACGCCGACACCGCCTATGTGAAGCTGGTGAAGCGCTACACCCGCGCATCGCCGTGGAGCATCGACGCCACCTACACCTATACCGAGGCGACCGAGAACCGGCAGTTCGGTGAGGTGTTCAGCCTCGATTATTCCAGCATCGACGAATATCCCTTCCGCCGCTCGGCCGGGGTCCGCACCCACCGCTTCGTGATGGCGGGAACGGTCGATCTGCCGTGGGGCCTGACGCTGGCCAGCAAATTCCAGATCGCGTCGCCGGCGTGGCTGAAGTCGTTCGTGACGGTGCCCGGCGTCGGCCAGCCCGGCACCAAGGATATCGTCGCGATCGAAGGTGCGGGTAACGGCGATCGCTGGGGCTATCGCCAGATGGACCTGTCGCTCACCAAATATGTGGGCCTCGGCTTCATCAATGCCGACACCCGCGTCTGGGTGCGCGCCGACGTCATCAATCTGTTCAACGACCGCAACTACAACGGTTTCAACTCGGTCACCGGACAGCGCGACTTCAACAACCTGAGCATCGACGGCCCGCCGCGGACGGTGAAGGTGTCGACGGGCTTCAGCTTCTGA
- the bglX gene encoding beta-glucosidase BglX, whose protein sequence is MPIATARRLLTGASLIAALVATPLAARDAPVAQARTQAAVPQGWGDTPAMTTFVDALIAKMTLAEKIGQLTLLTSDWVSTGPTLRAGYKEDVAAGKVGAIFNAHSVAYTRELQKLAVEGTRLKIPLIFGYDVIHGHRTIFPISLGEAASWDLAAIEKSARISATEAAAEGLHWTFAPMVDISRDPRWGRISEGAGEDTYLGSRIAEARVKGFQGKRIGDTDAVLATVKHFAAYGAPQAGRDYSTVDMSMRELRDTYLPPYKAAIDAGAATVMTSFNEVDGVPASGNHFLMTDVLRNEWGFKGFVVTDFTSINEMVPHGYAKDEKQAGEQAINAGVDMDMQGAVYLNHLAKSVAEGKVSVATIDTAVRRVLEMKYRLGLFTDPYRFSDAKREKANVMTPAFLAAARDVARRSMVLLKNDRDALPIASSAKRIAVVGPLGDSKADMIGSWAGQGDRTTKPVSVLEGIRARAGKGVTVTYAKGASYAFADAAKTDGFAEAMAAARDADVIVAAMGEHWDMTGEAASRTSLDLPGNQEALLKQLKTLGKPIVLVLLSGRPNTVAWAAENVDAILEAWYPGTMGGHAVADVLFGDYNPSGKLPVTFPRSVGQVPIYYAMKNTGRPYEPKGPEQKYRSRYLDSPNTPQWPFGYGLSYTSFGYSPVTLDRATIRPGQTLTASVTLTNTGKRVGTETVQLYTRDLVGSVTRPLKELKGFRQITLKPGEARRVSFTVSDKDLAFHRADMSWGAEAGDFDLFIGGSSDVATPVRFTLSE, encoded by the coding sequence ATGCCGATCGCCACCGCCCGCCGCCTGTTGACGGGCGCCAGCCTGATCGCCGCGCTCGTCGCCACGCCGCTCGCCGCGCGCGATGCGCCGGTCGCGCAGGCCCGCACGCAAGCCGCGGTGCCGCAGGGCTGGGGCGATACGCCTGCGATGACGACCTTCGTCGACGCGCTGATCGCGAAGATGACGCTGGCGGAAAAGATCGGCCAGCTGACATTGCTCACCAGCGACTGGGTGTCGACCGGCCCGACCCTGCGCGCCGGCTACAAGGAGGATGTCGCCGCGGGCAAGGTCGGCGCGATCTTCAATGCGCATTCGGTCGCCTACACGCGCGAGCTGCAGAAGCTTGCCGTCGAGGGCACGCGGCTGAAAATCCCGCTGATCTTCGGCTACGACGTCATCCACGGCCACCGCACGATCTTCCCGATTTCACTCGGCGAAGCGGCGTCGTGGGATCTGGCGGCGATCGAGAAGTCGGCGCGCATCTCCGCGACCGAGGCTGCGGCGGAGGGGCTGCACTGGACCTTCGCGCCGATGGTCGACATCAGTCGCGATCCGCGCTGGGGCCGGATCAGCGAGGGCGCGGGCGAGGACACGTACCTCGGCAGCCGCATCGCCGAGGCGCGGGTGAAGGGGTTCCAGGGCAAGCGCATCGGCGACACCGACGCCGTACTCGCCACCGTCAAGCATTTCGCGGCCTATGGCGCACCGCAGGCGGGCCGCGATTATTCGACGGTCGACATGTCGATGCGCGAGCTGCGCGACACCTATCTGCCGCCGTACAAGGCCGCGATCGACGCGGGTGCTGCGACCGTGATGACCAGCTTCAACGAGGTCGACGGCGTGCCCGCGAGCGGCAACCACTTCCTGATGACCGACGTCCTTCGCAACGAATGGGGGTTCAAGGGCTTCGTCGTCACCGACTTCACCTCGATCAACGAAATGGTCCCGCACGGCTATGCCAAGGACGAGAAGCAGGCCGGCGAGCAGGCGATCAATGCCGGCGTCGACATGGACATGCAGGGCGCGGTGTACCTCAACCACCTCGCCAAGTCGGTCGCCGAGGGCAAGGTGAGCGTGGCGACGATCGACACCGCGGTGCGTCGCGTGCTCGAGATGAAATACCGCCTCGGCCTGTTCACCGATCCCTACCGGTTCAGCGATGCGAAGCGCGAGAAGGCGAACGTGATGACGCCGGCCTTCCTGGCGGCGGCACGCGACGTCGCGCGGCGGTCGATGGTGCTGCTGAAGAACGATCGCGACGCGCTGCCGATCGCAAGCTCGGCGAAGCGGATCGCGGTCGTCGGGCCGCTCGGTGACAGCAAGGCCGACATGATCGGCAGTTGGGCCGGGCAGGGCGACCGCACCACCAAGCCGGTATCCGTGCTGGAGGGCATCCGCGCCCGCGCCGGCAAGGGCGTGACCGTCACCTATGCGAAGGGCGCGAGCTACGCCTTCGCCGACGCGGCCAAGACCGATGGGTTTGCCGAGGCGATGGCGGCGGCGCGCGACGCCGACGTGATCGTCGCGGCGATGGGCGAGCATTGGGACATGACCGGCGAGGCGGCGAGCCGCACCTCGCTCGACCTGCCCGGCAACCAGGAGGCGCTCCTCAAGCAGCTGAAGACGCTGGGCAAGCCGATCGTGCTGGTGCTGCTGTCCGGGCGCCCGAACACCGTTGCGTGGGCGGCGGAGAATGTCGATGCGATCCTGGAGGCGTGGTATCCCGGTACGATGGGCGGCCACGCCGTCGCCGACGTGCTGTTCGGCGACTACAACCCCAGCGGCAAGCTGCCCGTCACCTTCCCGCGCTCGGTCGGGCAGGTGCCGATCTACTACGCGATGAAGAACACCGGGCGCCCGTACGAGCCCAAGGGGCCGGAGCAGAAATATCGCTCGCGCTATCTCGATTCGCCCAACACCCCGCAGTGGCCGTTCGGCTACGGCCTCAGCTACACCAGCTTCGGCTATTCGCCGGTGACGCTCGACCGCGCGACAATCCGCCCCGGCCAGACGCTGACCGCCAGCGTCACGCTGACCAACACCGGCAAGCGCGTCGGGACCGAGACCGTGCAGCTCTACACCCGCGATCTCGTCGGATCGGTGACGCGCCCGCTGAAGGAGCTGAAGGGTTTCCGACAGATCACGCTGAAGCCGGGCGAGGCGCGGCGCGTTTCCTTCACGGTCAGCGACAAGGATCTCGCCTTCCACCGCGCCGACATGAGCTGGGGTGCGGAGGCCGGCGACTTCGACCTGTTCATCGGCGGGTCGTCGGACGTGGCGACGCCGGTGCGTTTCACGCTCAGCGAGTGA
- a CDS encoding endonuclease/exonuclease/phosphatase family protein, with amino-acid sequence MIVLLLAAAAAPASPSPLRVMSFNVRLPVEADGANRWEARRDIAAAAVRRARPDVIGTQELHKRQGDDLIARLPGYAWFGIDRRGGHADEHMGVVYNRRTIRLVQFGEFWLSDTPTIPGSISWGHPYPRMVTWAIFERVRDKRQFRLLDTHLPYRAEDEGAREKGAQMIVARLTTLPGADLPTVLTGDFNTTPDSATYATLTAALADTRPAAARRDGPEATFHNYTGVADRRIDWILARGFTPLTAKTLNDHKGPVWASDHFPILAELNFTR; translated from the coding sequence ATGATCGTCCTGCTGCTCGCCGCTGCCGCCGCCCCCGCATCGCCGTCCCCATTGCGGGTGATGAGCTTCAACGTCCGCCTGCCTGTCGAGGCCGACGGCGCCAACCGGTGGGAGGCGCGCCGCGATATCGCCGCCGCCGCGGTTCGCCGTGCCCGTCCCGACGTGATCGGCACGCAGGAGTTGCACAAGCGCCAGGGCGACGACCTGATCGCGCGGTTGCCGGGCTATGCGTGGTTCGGGATCGATCGCCGTGGCGGCCATGCCGACGAGCATATGGGCGTGGTCTATAATCGCCGCACTATCAGGCTCGTGCAGTTCGGCGAGTTCTGGCTGTCCGATACGCCCACCATTCCCGGCAGCATCAGCTGGGGCCACCCCTATCCGCGGATGGTGACGTGGGCGATCTTCGAACGGGTGCGTGACAAGCGCCAGTTCCGGCTGCTCGACACCCACCTGCCATATCGCGCCGAGGATGAGGGCGCGCGGGAGAAGGGGGCGCAAATGATCGTCGCGCGGCTGACGACATTGCCGGGCGCCGACCTGCCGACCGTACTGACCGGCGATTTCAACACGACGCCCGACAGCGCGACATATGCCACGCTGACCGCGGCGCTGGCCGACACCCGCCCCGCCGCCGCCCGGCGCGACGGGCCGGAGGCGACGTTCCACAACTATACCGGCGTCGCCGATCGCCGGATCGACTGGATCCTGGCGCGCGGCTTCACGCCCCTCACCGCCAAGACGCTGAACGACCACAAGGGGCCGGTGTGGGCGTCGGACCATTTCCCGATCCTCGCCGAGCTCAACTTCACTCGCTGA
- a CDS encoding TetR/AcrR family transcriptional regulator — MGRRSDHSRGELEEMILSAGHALMAEQGFARFSAREVAKRIGYSVGTLYNVFGSADALVLAINTRTFAAWAEHLRAALAEAGDDRIRALVAGYFAFARANPNLWMAIYDHRLPPGMAMPERDAAARGVLTGIVADEVAAALGTLPGERSVALARSLIATVHGHCAFDLTGSFALMGEGAPMEAALARVRESLAAARD, encoded by the coding sequence ATGGGGCGGCGTTCGGATCATTCGCGGGGCGAACTGGAGGAGATGATCCTGTCCGCCGGCCATGCGCTGATGGCCGAGCAGGGCTTTGCGCGGTTTTCCGCGCGCGAAGTCGCCAAGCGGATCGGCTATTCGGTCGGCACGCTGTACAATGTGTTCGGCAGCGCCGACGCGCTGGTGCTGGCGATCAACACACGGACCTTTGCGGCGTGGGCCGAGCATCTGCGCGCCGCGCTGGCCGAGGCGGGCGACGATCGCATCCGAGCGCTGGTCGCGGGCTATTTCGCGTTCGCACGCGCCAATCCGAATCTGTGGATGGCGATCTACGACCACCGCCTGCCGCCCGGCATGGCGATGCCCGAACGCGATGCCGCCGCGCGCGGGGTGTTGACCGGAATCGTCGCCGACGAGGTCGCCGCCGCGCTCGGCACCCTTCCGGGCGAGCGCAGCGTGGCGCTCGCCCGCTCGCTGATCGCGACCGTCCACGGCCACTGCGCATTCGACCTGACCGGAAGCTTCGCGCTGATGGGCGAGGGCGCACCGATGGAAGCAGCACTCGCCCGCGTCCGCGAAAGCCTGGCCGCGGCGCGCGATTGA
- a CDS encoding DUF2339 domain-containing protein, which yields MTAILLLGLMAVCAKLVFDVRTLRSRVEALEREQPREVAAPRAAPPPLPWDDTPAPRATARIVHAAPPPESVIEEQVVAAVEPEPEPEPAPDIPVTQPTPAPRGFAFEDLFGRKLPIWAGGVTLAVAGFLIVKYSIDAGLLSPLIRVLFGLTFGTALIAGAEVALRAEARVRDPRVRQALAGAGIATLYASILVAANLYQLISPPVAFVGMALVTALAGGLSLRFGAPSAVLGLVGGLAAPALVGSGSPDVPLLSAYLALAVGGLCALSRSQRWMWLGVSALVGGFGWGLVLVLGGALDAAASLSIGAYMLLLGVALPVLAFAGDRGRWVRLAGSLAACAQLAALVAMGGFGGLEWGLFALVSIAIVWLSRREAALADLPVAGLTVALLLTAAWPDPTARALALVLAGIVAIYGGPAAWRVWRDARVGDAGQVAAVAVAIVALPALHLPLAESTSSLLAFAGGAIAGTVAALGWRAADRREDARFATLATAAAGLLAVALVVVAPPWLAPPAIALVAGGVLLLAHRAGDGRIDLAAWGFATAAVAALVLAPPADAWRAVGIDHGGGVTEAVRWLIPAIIAAVFAWRGRIAAAQRLAQPVAVGLGYVAAAQVVPSHLLPLVPAAMLAALAVARGVRPALLAAGAIAVAWAIVPLGQWIAASGGAVFGVPTLVTALPSIADALLRLGIPALAVAVVALRQPDPSIATPARIAVALLGVVVAHIAYKQLFAIADTTAFVRLGLAERTLWEAALATAAFAAWPRWPRVAKAFAATSLAHFALFTGLLHNPLWAVQAVGGWPLANLLLPAYATAFAVTLFGARLALPPVAERLRGGVQMALVLLFVASTLRQFAHGSILAVGPVGAGEDILRSVALIAVAVAFLRHGIVAEGRTGARDWRIASLLVMLVAVGKVFLSDAAGLDGLLRIASFAALGFSLIGIGWLYARYVPGDGRVVASE from the coding sequence ATGACGGCAATCCTCCTGCTCGGCCTGATGGCAGTATGCGCGAAGCTGGTTTTCGACGTGCGCACGCTGCGTTCGCGGGTCGAGGCGCTGGAGAGGGAGCAGCCGCGCGAGGTCGCCGCTCCTCGCGCCGCGCCGCCGCCATTGCCGTGGGACGATACCCCTGCGCCACGCGCCACCGCCCGCATCGTCCATGCCGCACCTCCGCCGGAATCGGTGATCGAGGAACAGGTGGTCGCGGCGGTCGAGCCCGAACCGGAGCCCGAACCCGCGCCGGACATCCCCGTCACCCAGCCCACGCCGGCCCCGCGCGGTTTCGCGTTCGAGGATCTGTTCGGTCGCAAGCTACCGATCTGGGCGGGCGGCGTGACGCTTGCGGTCGCGGGGTTCCTGATCGTCAAATATTCGATCGACGCCGGCCTGCTATCGCCTCTTATTCGCGTGCTGTTCGGGCTAACGTTCGGCACCGCGCTGATCGCTGGCGCCGAAGTCGCGCTGCGGGCCGAGGCGCGCGTCCGCGATCCGCGCGTGCGTCAGGCGCTGGCCGGCGCCGGCATCGCCACGCTCTACGCCAGCATTCTGGTGGCGGCGAACCTGTACCAGCTGATCTCTCCGCCGGTCGCGTTCGTCGGCATGGCGCTCGTCACCGCGCTCGCCGGCGGATTGTCGCTGCGGTTCGGCGCGCCGAGTGCGGTGCTGGGGCTGGTCGGCGGGCTCGCCGCGCCGGCGCTGGTCGGGTCGGGATCGCCCGACGTGCCCCTGCTCTCTGCCTATCTCGCGCTTGCGGTCGGCGGCCTGTGCGCTCTGTCGCGGTCGCAGCGGTGGATGTGGCTCGGCGTGTCCGCTCTCGTCGGCGGGTTCGGCTGGGGGCTGGTGCTGGTCCTGGGCGGGGCGCTCGATGCGGCGGCGTCGCTGTCGATCGGGGCGTACATGCTGTTGCTCGGCGTCGCGCTGCCGGTGCTGGCGTTTGCCGGCGACCGCGGGCGCTGGGTGCGGCTGGCGGGGAGTCTCGCGGCCTGTGCGCAGCTTGCCGCCCTCGTCGCGATGGGCGGGTTCGGCGGCCTCGAATGGGGCCTGTTCGCGCTCGTCTCGATCGCGATCGTCTGGCTGTCGCGGCGCGAGGCGGCGCTGGCCGACCTGCCGGTCGCGGGCCTGACGGTCGCGCTGCTGCTCACCGCCGCGTGGCCGGATCCTACGGCCCGCGCGCTGGCGCTGGTGCTCGCCGGCATCGTCGCGATCTACGGTGGACCCGCGGCGTGGCGGGTGTGGCGGGATGCCCGGGTCGGCGATGCCGGCCAGGTCGCGGCCGTCGCCGTCGCCATCGTCGCGCTGCCCGCGCTGCATCTGCCTCTAGCCGAGAGCACCTCGAGCCTGCTCGCGTTCGCCGGCGGAGCGATTGCCGGGACGGTGGCCGCACTCGGCTGGCGGGCTGCCGATCGGCGCGAGGACGCACGCTTCGCGACCCTCGCCACCGCGGCGGCGGGGCTGCTAGCGGTTGCCCTGGTCGTCGTCGCGCCGCCGTGGCTGGCGCCCCCGGCAATCGCGCTGGTCGCCGGCGGCGTGCTGCTGCTCGCCCACCGCGCCGGGGACGGTCGCATCGACCTCGCCGCCTGGGGTTTCGCTACGGCAGCCGTGGCCGCGCTGGTGCTGGCCCCGCCCGCCGATGCGTGGCGCGCCGTCGGCATCGACCACGGCGGCGGCGTGACCGAGGCGGTGCGCTGGCTCATCCCCGCCATCATCGCGGCGGTGTTCGCGTGGCGCGGGCGGATCGCCGCCGCGCAGCGCCTTGCCCAGCCGGTCGCGGTCGGGCTCGGCTATGTCGCCGCGGCGCAAGTCGTGCCGTCGCACCTGCTGCCGCTGGTGCCCGCCGCGATGCTCGCCGCGCTCGCGGTCGCCCGCGGCGTGCGGCCTGCGCTGTTGGCGGCGGGCGCCATCGCCGTCGCCTGGGCGATCGTGCCGCTCGGCCAGTGGATCGCGGCGAGCGGCGGCGCGGTGTTCGGCGTACCGACGCTCGTCACTGCACTCCCATCTATCGCCGACGCGCTGCTGCGGCTCGGCATCCCTGCGCTCGCCGTCGCGGTCGTCGCGCTGCGCCAGCCCGACCCGAGCATCGCCACGCCCGCGCGCATCGCCGTGGCGCTGCTCGGCGTCGTCGTCGCTCACATCGCGTACAAGCAGCTGTTCGCGATTGCTGACACCACCGCCTTCGTGCGCCTGGGGCTGGCCGAGCGCACGTTGTGGGAGGCCGCCCTCGCCACCGCAGCCTTCGCGGCATGGCCACGCTGGCCGCGCGTCGCGAAGGCGTTTGCTGCGACGAGCCTCGCGCATTTCGCTCTGTTCACCGGCCTGCTCCACAACCCCTTGTGGGCGGTCCAGGCGGTCGGCGGGTGGCCGCTCGCCAACCTGCTGCTGCCCGCCTACGCCACCGCCTTCGCGGTCACCCTGTTCGGCGCGCGCCTCGCCCTGCCGCCCGTGGCCGAGCGTCTCCGCGGCGGCGTCCAGATGGCGCTCGTGCTGCTGTTCGTCGCCTCGACCCTGCGCCAGTTCGCCCACGGCTCGATCCTAGCGGTCGGGCCGGTCGGCGCGGGGGAGGACATCCTCCGCTCGGTGGCGCTGATCGCCGTCGCCGTCGCGTTCCTGCGCCACGGCATCGTCGCGGAGGGTCGCACCGGCGCCCGCGACTGGCGGATCGCCTCGCTGCTGGTGATGCTCGTCGCGGTGGGGAAGGTGTTCCTGTCCGACGCCGCCGGGCTCGACGGCCTGCTGCGCATCGCCTCCTTCGCTGCTTTGGGGTTCAGCCTGATCGGGATCGGCTGGCTCTATGCGCGCTATGTGCCGGGGGATGGACGGGTGGTGGCTTCGGAGTGA
- a CDS encoding ribonucleotide-diphosphate reductase subunit beta, translated as MSLTEARKTYKPFEYPWAYEFWKRQQQIHWMPEEVPLGEDCRDWAQKLTDHERNLLTQIFRFFTQADVEVQDCYHEKYGRVFKPTEIKMMLAAFSNMETVHIAAYSHLLDTIGMPESEYGMFLEYSEMKDKHDYLQNFGVDTDEDIAKTLAMFGGFTEGLQLFASFAMLMNFPRFNKMKGMGQIVSWSVRDESLHCEGIIKLFHTFVKERDCLTPSVKKDIRDMCHTTVDLEDAFIDLAFEQGPVNGMSPEEIKRYIRYIADWRLGQLGLKPMYMIKEHPLPWLAPLLNGVEHANFFEQRATEYSKGATKGQWNDVWSSFDKRQKAKAGPAANEGGDAGDQGGDMFARAGVAAE; from the coding sequence ATGTCCCTCACCGAAGCCCGCAAGACCTACAAGCCGTTCGAATATCCGTGGGCCTATGAGTTCTGGAAGCGCCAGCAGCAGATCCACTGGATGCCGGAGGAAGTGCCGCTGGGCGAGGATTGCCGCGACTGGGCGCAGAAGCTGACCGATCACGAGCGCAACCTGCTGACGCAAATCTTCCGGTTCTTCACCCAGGCCGACGTCGAGGTGCAGGATTGCTACCACGAGAAATACGGCCGCGTGTTCAAGCCGACCGAGATCAAGATGATGCTCGCCGCCTTCTCGAACATGGAGACGGTGCACATCGCGGCGTACAGCCACCTGCTCGACACGATCGGCATGCCCGAGAGCGAGTATGGCATGTTCCTCGAATATAGCGAGATGAAGGACAAACACGACTATCTGCAGAACTTCGGCGTCGATACCGATGAGGATATCGCCAAGACGCTGGCGATGTTCGGCGGGTTTACCGAAGGACTTCAGCTGTTCGCGTCGTTCGCGATGCTGATGAACTTCCCGCGCTTCAACAAGATGAAGGGCATGGGGCAGATCGTATCGTGGTCGGTGCGCGACGAATCGCTGCACTGCGAGGGCATCATCAAACTGTTCCACACCTTCGTGAAGGAGCGCGACTGCCTGACGCCGAGCGTCAAGAAGGACATCCGCGACATGTGCCACACGACCGTGGACCTGGAGGACGCGTTCATCGACCTGGCGTTCGAACAGGGGCCGGTCAACGGCATGAGCCCGGAGGAGATCAAGCGCTACATCCGCTACATCGCCGACTGGCGGCTGGGGCAACTCGGCCTGAAACCGATGTACATGATAAAGGAGCACCCGCTCCCCTGGCTCGCGCCGCTGCTGAACGGCGTCGAGCACGCCAATTTCTTCGAACAGCGCGCGACCGAATATTCGAAGGGCGCGACCAAGGGCCAGTGGAACGACGTGTGGTCGAGCTTCGACAAGCGCCAGAAGGCGAAGGCGGGGCCGGCCGCGAACGAGGGTGGCGACGCGGGCGACCAGGGCGGCGACATGTTCGCAAGGGCGGGGGTCGCGGCGGAGTAA
- a CDS encoding DUF2171 domain-containing protein yields the protein MADASAIREHMEVIGADGVHVGTVDHVEGDRIKLTKKDSGEGSHKGHHHFISLGLVADVEGDKVRLSANGDVAVTFEEEENAG from the coding sequence ATGGCCGACGCATCCGCAATCCGCGAACATATGGAAGTCATCGGCGCCGACGGCGTCCACGTCGGCACCGTCGATCACGTCGAAGGTGACCGCATCAAGCTCACCAAGAAGGACTCGGGCGAAGGCTCGCACAAGGGGCACCACCACTTCATCTCGCTCGGCCTGGTCGCCGATGTCGAGGGCGACAAGGTCCGCCTCAGCGCCAACGGCGACGTCGCCGTGACCTTCGAGGAAGAAGAGAACGCCGGCTGA